A single genomic interval of Helianthus annuus cultivar XRQ/B chromosome 13, HanXRQr2.0-SUNRISE, whole genome shotgun sequence harbors:
- the LOC118485715 gene encoding uncharacterized protein LOC118485715, whose product MAICKWYGYPDFFITITCNPKWPEVQRFLKDTNLNPEDRPDILSRIFKIKLDSICKDLKDRDLFGKASAVVYTIEFQKRGLPHAHMCLFMENDYKLPTVDHVDQFISAEIPDLNQDPELYTLVKDHMIHGPCGNARMSSPCMVDRKCSKGFPKKFQDHSTLDSNGFPLYRRRDDGSFVLKNKIELDNRSVVPYNKKLLKRYQAHINVEWCNQAASIKYLFKYINKGPDRATVAVVPSNNENEQAENDEIKEYYDCRYISACEASWRIFSNEVNYRSPSVMRLPFHLPGQQTVCFGPDEDINQVLNKPSVNSSMFLAWMQRNQDPNDHVARTLTYVQFPRFYVWKLDKRIWVPRIKGKTIGRIHSVSPSTGEAYYLRILLNKVKGPTSFDDIKTVNGRVYDTFRDVCYALGLLDDDSEYIEAIKEANISGSAGYIRNLFATMLLSSTLSRPEVVWESTWKYMTDDFLYRFSKYHRVSGLSIPDEQLKNYVLCEIEKFLTRNNSSLRRFLSMPYPDTSSLDNFRCRLINEELAYDRSELQNVYQGQVNLLTDEQRAVYEEIMNAVHGDNGEVFFVYGYGGTGKTFLWKTLSAAIRSKGEIVLNVASSGIASLLLEGGRTAHSRFHIPLNLNEDSVCHIKPDDDVAKLLQQTKLIIWDEAPMVHKHAFEALDRTMHDIFNISNPSRSDVLFGGKVIVFGGDFRQILPVVPNGGRQEIVNASLCSSYLWSKCKLLTLSRNMRLTVGRPSSEVEEISNFAKWLLDVGEGNNYNDRNYFSTRAILAPKNEVVHEINDRLLAVFPGEEKEYLSSDSLCPTEDGNVDQQKIYSPDVLNGLKVSGLPNHRLVLKVGVPVMLLRNIDQRNGLCNGTRLKVTKLYSCVIEAEIISGGNIGSRTFIPRMNLVPSDRKIPFAFQRRQFPITVCFAMTINKSQGQSLSKVGLYLRQPVFTHGQLYVALSRVTRRDGIKLLILDNDGRPTNKTTNVVYKEIFNGL is encoded by the exons ATGGCAATTTGTAAATGGTATGGTTATCCAGACTTTTTTATAACCATTACCTGCAATCCCAAATGGCCGGAGGTTCAAAGGTTTCTTAAGGACACAAATCTTAATCCGGAGGATAGGCCTGATATTTTATCTCGAATTTTTAAAATAAAGCTGGATTCAATTTGTAAAGATTTGAAAGACCGTGATTTGTTTGGAAAAGCTTCTGCTG ttgttTACACTATTGAGTTTCAGAAGCGAGGATTGCCTCATGCGCATATGTGCTTATTCATGGAGAATGATTACAAACTTCCAACTGTAGACCATGTTGATCAGTTTATTTCTGCAGAAATCCCTGATTTAAACCAAGACCCGGAACTATATACGCTTGTGAAAGACCATATGATTCACGGTCCATGTGGTAATGCTAGAATGAGCTCTCCATGTATGGTTGATAGAAAATGttcaaaaggttttcccaagaaaTTTCAAGATCACTCAACCTTGGATTCTAACGGATTTCCCTTATACAGAAGAAGAGATGACGGTTCCTTCGTTTTAAAAAATAAGATTGAGTTAGACAACAGAAGTGTTGTACCTTATAACAAAAAGCTTTTGAAAAGATATCAGGCGCATATAAACGTTGAATGGTGCAACCAAGCGGCGTCAATAAAGTATTTGTTCAAGTATATTAATAAAGGTCCTGATAGAGCAACAGTTGCTGTGGTTCCGAGCAATAATGAAAACGAGCAAGCAGAAAATGATGAAATTAAAGAGTATTATGACTGTAGGTATATATCTGCGTGTGAAGCCTCTTGGAGGATTTTTTCTAATGAAGTTAATTATAGGAGTCCTTCTGTTATGCGTCTTCCTTTCCATCTTCCTGGACAACAAACAGTTTGTTTCGGTCCTGATGAAGATATTAATCAAGTGCTAAACAAACCATCTGTGAACTCATCAATGTTTTTAGCTTGGATGCAACGTAATCAAGATCCTAACGACCATGTTGCACGTACACTAACATATGTACAGTTTCCGCGTTTTTATGTGTGGAAGCTTGACAAGCGTATATGGGTTCCGAGAATAAAAGGAAAAACAATTGGAAGAATTCATTCCGTTTCTCCTTCTACCGGTGAAGCGTACTATTTAAGAattcttcttaacaaagttaaaggACCAACATCGTTTGATGATATTAAAACAGTTAATGGTCGAGTGTACGATACTTTTAGAGATGTTTGCTATGCGCTTGGTTTGTTGGATGACGACTCGGAGTACATTGAGGCCATCAAAGAAGCAAATATATCAGGTAGTGCAGGTTATATTCGCAATTTATTCGCCACCATGTTACTGTCAAGCACATTATCTAGACCTGAAGTTGTCTGGGAAAGCACATGGAAGTATATGACAGATGATTTTCTGTACAGATTCTCAAAGTATCATCGTGTTTCAg GTTTATCAATTCCTGATGAGCAACTAAAGAACTATGTTTTATGCGAAATCGAGAAGTTTTTAACTCGGAATAATTCATCGCTTCGGAGATTTTTATCAATGCCTTACCCGGATACTTCATCTTTAGATAACTTTCGCTGCCGATTGATTAACGAAGAGCTTGCTTATGACAGATCAGAGTTACAAAATGTTTATCAAGGTCAGGTGAATTTGTTAACGGATGAACAACGTGCAGTATATGAAGAAATTATGAACGCAGTTCATGGAGACAATGGAGAAGTATTTTTTGTTTACGGTTATGGCGGGACCGGTAAAACATTTTTATGGAAAACATTGTCTGCTGCAATTAGGTCAAAAGGTGAGATTGTATTAAACGTTGCATCTAGCGGAATTGCATCATTGCTGTTGGAGGGAGGAAGAACGGCTCATTCTAGGTTTCATATACCTTTGAATCTTAATGAGGATTCCGTTTGTCATATAAAACCAGACGACGATGTAGCTAAATTACTACAGCAGACCAAACTCATTATATGGGATGAAGCTCCTATGGTTCATAAACATGCATTTGAGGCTTTGGATAGAACTATGCATGACATTTTCAATATATCTAATCCATCCAGGTCTGATGTTTTATTTGGAGGAAAGGTAATTGTATTTGGTGGTGATTTTAGGCAAATACTACCTGTTGTTCCAAACGGTGGACGTCAAGAAATTGTGAATGCCTCATTATGTTCTTCTTATTTGTGGAGTAAGTGTAAGTTGTTGACGTTATCTAGAAACATGAGGTTAACTGTTGGAAGACCATCATCTGAAGTTGAAGAAATCAGTAATTTTGCAAAATGGTTGTTGGATGTTGGTGAGGGAAAT AATTACAATGATCGTAATTACTTTAGTACAAGAGCTATACTTGCGCCTAAGAATGAGGTTGTTCACGAGATTAACGACAGATTGTTGGCAGTATTCCCTGGTGAAGAAAAAGAGTATCTTAGTTCTGACAGTCTATGCCCTACTGAAGATGGCAATGTTGATCAGCAAAAAATATACTCCCCCGACGTGCTCAATGGTCTCAAAGTGTCTGGTTTACCAAATCATAGGTTAGTGCTTAAAGTTGGTGTTCCAGTAATGTTGTTGCGAAATATTGACCAACGAAATGGTTTGTGTAACGGTACAAGgttaaaggtcacaaaactttacAGTTGTGTTATTGAAGCTGAGATAATTTCTGGTGGTAATATTGGTTCTCGGACATTCATACCTAGAATGAATTTGGTACCTTCGGACCGAAAGATTCCTTTTGCATTCCAAAGGAGGCAATTTCCAATAACTGTATGTTTTGCAATGACGATTAACAAAAGCCAGGGACAGTCGCTATCTAAGGTTGGGTTGTACCTAAGACAACCAGTTTTCACACATGGTCAATTGTACGTAGCTTTATCCAGGGTTACAAGACGAGATGGAATCAAGTTACTAATACTTGACAATGATGGCAGGCCTACAAATAAAACAACCAATGTTGTATATAAAGAGATATTCAATGGATTgtga